One Prosthecobacter debontii DNA window includes the following coding sequences:
- a CDS encoding DUF1552 domain-containing protein, giving the protein MNPFHETATASHQMSRRHVLRGLGTMMSLPFLESFGGRALAATAAKAPAKAPLRAAWLYIPNGVNVKDWFPTGEGKNYELSATLKEIERHRNDFMVVSGLAQDKARSHGNGGGDHARATSTFLTGCMPKKTAGSDIQLGVSVDQIAAQKIGHLTRLPSLELSTDGQRSSGRCDSGYSCAYQFNLAWKNETMPMAPEMDPRLVFERLFGYGASGARGADGARRQRLQKSILDTVLAEAKSLQNKVSGNDRRKLDEYYSSVRDIELRIERAEKFTSTLPKDYPVPEGIPESYEEHIHMMFDLLALAFQTDTTRLCTFMLAHDGSNRSFPQIGVPDAHHYLSHHENDEQKLEKIAKIDRFYMRQFGYFLDKLKSIKEGEGNLLDNSMIVFGGGIGDGNRHNHDNLPILLAGHASGTWTPGRRVVLPGETPMTNLYLSMLDRLGVRAERVGDSTGVLDVS; this is encoded by the coding sequence ATGAATCCCTTTCACGAAACCGCTACCGCCTCCCACCAGATGAGCCGCCGCCATGTGTTGCGCGGACTGGGAACCATGATGTCGCTGCCGTTTTTGGAATCGTTTGGTGGCCGAGCCTTAGCGGCTACGGCGGCCAAGGCCCCCGCTAAAGCTCCGCTGCGTGCCGCTTGGCTTTACATTCCTAACGGGGTGAATGTGAAGGATTGGTTTCCGACCGGCGAAGGCAAAAACTATGAACTCAGCGCAACGCTGAAAGAGATCGAACGGCACCGCAATGACTTCATGGTGGTATCGGGTTTGGCTCAAGATAAGGCGCGTTCCCATGGCAATGGTGGCGGTGACCATGCGCGTGCCACTTCCACCTTCCTCACGGGCTGCATGCCGAAAAAGACGGCAGGTTCAGATATCCAACTGGGCGTGTCTGTGGACCAGATTGCGGCCCAGAAGATCGGTCATTTGACCCGCCTTCCTTCCTTGGAACTCAGCACCGACGGCCAGCGCAGCTCAGGGCGCTGTGACAGTGGTTACTCCTGTGCTTATCAGTTCAATCTGGCCTGGAAGAATGAAACCATGCCGATGGCGCCTGAAATGGACCCTCGGTTGGTCTTCGAGCGTCTGTTCGGTTACGGAGCTTCCGGCGCACGCGGTGCGGACGGAGCCCGCCGCCAGCGTCTGCAGAAAAGCATTCTCGATACGGTGTTGGCGGAGGCGAAGTCTCTGCAAAACAAGGTGAGCGGCAATGATCGCCGCAAGCTGGATGAATACTACAGCAGTGTTCGCGACATCGAATTGCGCATTGAGCGTGCTGAAAAATTCACCTCCACTCTGCCCAAAGATTACCCCGTGCCTGAGGGCATTCCTGAGTCCTATGAGGAGCACATCCACATGATGTTTGACCTCTTGGCGCTGGCTTTCCAGACGGATACCACTCGCCTCTGCACCTTCATGCTGGCGCATGATGGTAGCAATCGCAGCTTCCCACAGATCGGTGTGCCCGATGCTCACCACTACCTCTCTCACCATGAAAATGATGAGCAGAAGCTGGAGAAGATTGCCAAAATCGACCGCTTCTACATGCGTCAGTTCGGTTACTTCCTCGATAAGCTGAAGTCCATCAAGGAAGGCGAGGGCAACCTCTTGGACAACAGCATGATCGTCTTCGGCGGTGGTATCGGGGATGGCAATCGCCATAACCACGACAACCTGCCGATTCTTTTGGCGGGTCATGCCAGCGGCACTTGGACACCTGGCCGACGTGTCGTCCTTCCCGGCGAGACGCCGATGACCAACCTGTATCTCTCCATGCTAGACCGTCTCGGTGTCCGTGCGGAGCGTGTTGGTGACAGCACCGGTGTTCTCGACGTGAGCTGA
- a CDS encoding FxLYD domain-containing protein, which yields MPAIAKMTCSNCGAEISTMNMSWGRKYWLFTIPLMLLGFLPLIKMTFFKGDVVKDLKITEVTKRQAGSGLEVLGLITNEGKHKWSSVVVEAEFFDASGAFLDEWTETLRSDIAPGAQEHFKVTLRNADLKDQTGDVKMVVKIAGGYSAPF from the coding sequence ATGCCAGCCATTGCTAAAATGACCTGTTCGAACTGTGGCGCCGAGATCAGCACGATGAACATGTCTTGGGGGCGTAAGTACTGGCTTTTTACCATTCCCCTCATGCTCTTGGGATTTCTCCCTTTGATCAAGATGACCTTCTTTAAAGGGGATGTGGTCAAAGACCTCAAGATCACGGAAGTGACAAAACGACAGGCAGGAAGTGGACTGGAGGTTCTGGGACTGATTACCAACGAAGGGAAGCACAAGTGGTCCAGTGTGGTGGTGGAGGCGGAGTTCTTTGATGCCTCAGGAGCGTTTCTGGATGAGTGGACGGAGACGTTGCGTTCGGACATTGCCCCGGGTGCTCAAGAGCACTTTAAGGTGACTCTGCGGAATGCAGATCTGAAGGATCAAACCGGCGATGTTAAAATGGTGGTTAAGATTGCGGGCGGGTATTCAGCACCCTTTTAA
- a CDS encoding plastocyanin/azurin family copper-binding protein, translating into MKKTAVLTALTLLALNFASAQDAEVAEIELKPHATNPLGYDKTDLSVKAGQKVKLTLNNTGSVAPQPHNFLLIKPGKDQAVGAQANAMMTDPQAMAKSYIPDTAKDDIIAHTKLVMPNGTETIEFTAPAEGGDYPYMCTFPGHWLLMKGVMHVTK; encoded by the coding sequence ATGAAGAAAACCGCCGTCCTTACCGCACTTACCCTCCTTGCGCTTAACTTTGCTTCCGCTCAGGATGCCGAAGTCGCAGAGATCGAACTGAAGCCCCATGCGACCAATCCACTCGGTTATGATAAGACTGACCTGAGCGTCAAAGCTGGGCAAAAAGTCAAATTGACGCTGAATAACACCGGCAGCGTCGCCCCTCAGCCTCACAATTTCCTCCTCATCAAGCCGGGTAAGGACCAGGCGGTGGGCGCCCAGGCCAACGCCATGATGACCGACCCCCAGGCGATGGCGAAGAGCTACATCCCTGACACTGCCAAGGATGACATCATCGCTCACACCAAGCTGGTCATGCCCAACGGCACCGAGACCATCGAGTTCACCGCTCCTGCTGAAGGCGGCGACTATCCTTACATGTGCACCTTCCCCGGCCACTGGCTGCTGATGAAGGGCGTCATGCACGTCACCAAATAA
- a CDS encoding sugar phosphate isomerase/epimerase family protein, whose product MNTRRHFLSTLLGSSAAGLLAAQDSPLSYKGENIQFGLVTYMWGADWDLPTLIQNCQESGVLGVELRVQHAHAVEPTLSLPERQAVRQKFEEAQVIALGMGTNAEFHSPDAATLKKHMDSAKEYIKLSHDIGGSGVKVKPNALPKEVPVEKTLEQIGKSLAELGDYALGFGQEIRLEVHGGVCDLGHIQTIMEVAARDNVRVCWNSNEQDLEGEGIEANFAKVQPYLGRTTHIREVNEGKYPYDKLAKLLVNADYDGWVLLEARTKPADRVAALAEQKKLFTDLILAARKAAA is encoded by the coding sequence ATGAATACTCGCCGTCACTTTCTCTCCACGTTGTTAGGCTCGAGCGCTGCCGGTTTGCTCGCAGCGCAGGATTCACCGCTCAGTTACAAAGGAGAAAACATTCAGTTCGGCCTGGTGACTTACATGTGGGGTGCGGATTGGGATTTGCCGACGCTGATTCAGAACTGCCAGGAGTCAGGCGTGCTCGGCGTGGAGCTGCGGGTGCAACATGCCCATGCGGTGGAGCCAACGCTCAGCCTGCCCGAACGCCAGGCCGTTCGGCAGAAGTTCGAGGAAGCTCAGGTCATCGCGCTCGGCATGGGCACCAATGCGGAGTTTCACAGCCCGGATGCGGCGACGCTGAAGAAGCACATGGATTCCGCCAAGGAATACATCAAGCTCAGCCACGACATCGGCGGCAGCGGGGTGAAGGTAAAACCCAATGCCCTGCCCAAGGAGGTGCCTGTGGAGAAGACGCTGGAACAAATTGGCAAATCCCTGGCCGAGCTGGGTGACTACGCGCTGGGGTTTGGCCAGGAAATCCGTCTGGAAGTGCATGGTGGGGTGTGTGATCTGGGTCACATCCAAACGATCATGGAAGTGGCGGCCCGCGACAATGTGCGTGTCTGCTGGAACTCCAACGAGCAAGATCTGGAGGGTGAAGGCATCGAGGCCAACTTTGCCAAAGTGCAGCCTTACCTGGGGCGTACCACACACATCCGCGAGGTCAATGAAGGCAAGTATCCTTATGACAAGTTGGCCAAGCTGCTGGTGAATGCGGACTACGATGGCTGGGTCCTGCTGGAGGCGCGCACGAAACCTGCCGACCGTGTGGCCGCTCTCGCGGAGCAAAAGAAGCTGTTCACTGATCTCATCCTGGCGGCACGCAAGGCGGCAGCTTAA